One window of the Salvia splendens isolate huo1 chromosome 1, SspV2, whole genome shotgun sequence genome contains the following:
- the LOC121747545 gene encoding BEL1-like homeodomain protein 1, whose protein sequence is MATYYHGNSEIQAAGGGGGDGLQTLILMNPAYVGYSDNPQPSSNFVFLNSNPSSLHHAPPQQHFVGVPLNTTTVAATTSAPTQDHFLPRVPYNLYNLPMEARDVTRAAPQGLSLSLSSQQPQYASFTAREVPSQPLVTAVSSPPRCDDVRVSGGSPSSASGVSNGVQSVLLSSKYLKAAQEVLDEVVNVGKATAESSKPAKSSGDSAAVAAASGDGQSGGDSSAKRGAELSTAERQEIQMKKAKLVNMLDEVEQRYRQYHQQMQMVISWFEQAAGIGSAKTYTALALETISKQFRCLKDAILGQIRGASKSLGEEESLEGKMEGSRLKYVDNQIRQQRALQQLGMIQHNAWRPQRGLPERSVSVLRAWLFEHFLHPYPKDSDKLMLAKQTGLTRSQVSNWFINARVRLWKPMVEEMYMEEIKEQDKANGTTSEDKADQEKSQQHNNNNISTSPTATAMVAGGFNLSSITQGASPKKQRMGDADTKPPPDVDSDAMTIKFGDRQGRDGTGFTLMGAPTNFIGGFGSYPMGELGRFGAEQFQTTPYSGNGVSLTLGLPHQSFLPNQSMQLGRGVEMGEANDFGAAPPNANVYDNINIQNQKRFAAQLLPDFVA, encoded by the exons ATGGCGACCTACTACCATGGCAATTCTGAAATCCAAGCcgccggcggcggaggaggcgaCGGTCTACAGACGCTGATTCTCATGAATCCCGCCTACGTCGGATACTCCGACAACCCCCAACCCAGCAGCAACTTCGTATTCCTCAATTCCAACCCCTCCTCCCTCCACCACGCGCCGCCGCAGCAACATTTCGTCGGCGTCCCCCTCAACACCACCACCGTCGCCGCCACAACCTCCGCCCCCACCCAGGACCACTTCCTCCCCCGCGTCCCCTACAACCTCTACAACCTCCCCATGGAGGCGCGTGACGTCACACGCGCCGCTCCTCAAGGTCTCTCCCTGAGCCTCTCTTCCCAGCAGCCCCAGTACGCGTCCTTCACCGCCCGGGAGGTCCCGAGCCAGCCCCTAGTCACCGCCGTGTCCTCGCCGCCGCGCTGCGACGACGTGAGGGTGTCCGGCGGGTCGCCGTCGTCGGCGTCGGGGGTCTCGAACGGGGTGCAGAGCGTTTTACTCAGCTCTAAGTATCTCAAGGCCGCGCAGGAGGTTCTCGATGAAGTGGTTAACGTCGGCAAGGCCACCGCGGAATCGTCCAAGCCGGCGAAGAGCAGCGGGGATTCAGCCGCTGTGGCGGCCGCGAGCGGCGACGGTCAGAGCGGCGGAGATAGCAGCGCGAAACGTGGCGCGGAGCTGAGCACAGCGGAGAGACAAGAAATTCAGATGAAAAAGGCGAAGCTGGTTAACATGCTCGATGAG GTGGAGCAGAGGTACCGACAGTACCACCAGCAGATGCAGATGGTGATATCGTGGTTCGAGCAGGCGGCGGGAATAGGGTCTGCGAAGACCTACACAGCTCTGGCGCTGGAGACGATATCGAAGCAGTTCCGGTGCTTGAAAGATGCGATTCTAGGACAGATTCGAGGGGCGAGTAAAAGCTTAGGTGAAGAAGAGAGTTTGGAAGGGAAGATGGAAGGTTCTAGACTCAAATATGTGGACAACCAAATCAGGCAACAGAGAGCCTTGCAGCAATTGGGAATGATCCAGCACAATGCTTGGAGACCCCAGCGAGGCTTGCCCGAGCGATCTGTTTCCGTCCTCCGCGCCTGGCTCTTcgagcacttcctccaccc CTATCCAAAGGACTCGGATAAGCTCATGCTTGCCAAACAAACCGGCCTCACCCGAAGCCAG GTATCAAATTGGTTCATCAACGCCCGAGTCAGGCTATGGAAGCCTATGGTAGAGGAAATGTACATGGAGGAAATCAAGGAGCAGGACAAGGCGAACGGAACCACCTCCGAGGACAAGGCCGACCAAGAAAAATCCCAACagcacaacaacaacaacatctCCACGTCTCCGACCGCCACAGCCATGGTGGCTGGGGGATTCAACCTCTCCTCCATCACTCAAGGAGCCAGCCCCAAGAAGCAAAGAATGGGCGACGCCGACACAAAGCCCCCTCCTGACGTGGACAGCGACGCCATGACCATCAAATTCGGGGACAGGCAGGGCAGAGACGGAACGGGGTTCACCCTGATGGGGGCCCCCACCAACTTCATAGGCGGGTTCGGGTCGTACCCGATGGGAGAGCTGGGGAGGTTCGGAGCGGAGCAGTTCCAAACGACGCCGTATTCAGGGAATGGAGTGTCGCTGACGCTGGGGCTGCCGCACCAGAGCTTCCTGCCTAATCAGTCGATGCAATTAGGCAGAGGAGTGGAGATGGGAGAAGCTAATGATTTCGGGGCGGCGCCGCCCAATGCGAATGTGTACGACAACATCAACATACAGAACCAGAAGCGGTTCGCGGCGCAGCTGCTGCCGGACTTTGTGGCTTGA